GTCGGCATTCTCGGCGCGGCCGACAACGTCAATGCGGTGCTGCCCGGCGATGCCGCGGCCACCTTTGACGCGAGCGGCTTCGTGCTGCCGCTGGCGATCGCGGGCCTCGGCGCCATCTGCGCCGTCATCGGGACCTTCTTCGTGCGGACGAGCGAGCAGGCCGACATGGGCCGGCTGCTGTGGGCGCTCCGCGCCGGCATCTTCGGCGCCGGCGCGCTCGTGCTGATCGCCACGGCGGCGCTGATCTCGATGATGGGTCTCGACTTCAACCTCTTCTGGGCCGTGCTGGTGGGCCTCGTGGCAGGACAGGTGATCGGAACCGCGACGGAGTACTACACCGCCTACGAATACTCGCCGACGCAGCAGCTGGCGGCGCAGGCGGTTTCGGGCACCGGGCCCGTGATTATCGGCGGGCTGGCGTTGGGCATGCTCTCGACGGTCGTTCCACTGCTCACGATTGCCGGCGCGATCTGGCTGACGTACCAGCTCGCGGGCCTGTACGGTGTGGCGCTGTCCGCGGTCGGCATGCTGTCGACCCTCGGCATCACGCTCGCGACCGATGCGTACGGCCCGGTGGCCGACAACGCCGGCGGTATCGCGGAGCAGGCGCACCTTCCGCCGGAAGTGCGCGAGCGCACCGACGCCCTCGACTCGCTTGGCAACACCACGGCGGCCACGGGGAAGGGGTTCGCGATCGGTTCCGCCGTTCTCACCGCGCTGGCGCTCATGGTGTCGTACTCGCAGACCACGCGCGTGACAACGTTCGATCTGCTCGACGTGCGGGTGTTGATTGGGCTGCTGATCGGTTCGCTCATGCCGTTCCTCTTCAGCGCACTCGCGATGGGTGCGGTCGGCCGTGCCGCGATGAAGATGGTGGAGGAAGTGCGGCGCCAGTTCCGCGAGATTCCGGGAATCATGGAAGGCACGACGCCGCCCGACGCCGCGGGCGCGGTGCGCATCGCAACGGACGGCGCCATCCGGGAAATGGTCCTGCCAGGCGCGATTGCGGTCATCGTGCCGATCCTGGTCGGCATTGTGCTCGGCGCGGCGGCGCTGGGCGGCCTGCTGATCGGCTCGATCGGTGCCGGGGCGCTGCTCGCCCTGATGATGGCGAACGCAGGCGGCGCCTGGGACAATGCGAAGAAATACATCGAGAAGGGACACCACGGCGGCAAGCGCTCGGAGGCGCACCGTGCGGCGGTCGTCGGCGACACCGTCGGCGACCCCTTCAAGGACACCGCGGGACCCGCGATCAACCCGCTCATCAAGGCCATAAACACGATCAGCGTCATCTTCGCGGCGCTCTTCGTGGCCTTCATGAGCCTCTGATCCGGGCCCTCGCGCCGGGGCCTCGGGCCCCGGCGCCCTCCTTCCCCCTTCCCTGTTTTCCCGGAAAATCCGCCCACGGCGAGCGCGCCGAACCCCGCCCGGGGCCGCCCAATGTTCAAATAGGTTGAGCGGCCTCGCTGGCCTGCGCGCCCGAGTCGCGGCCGGGGCATCGTCCAAGGGGACGGTCCGGGCCCAGTCGGCCGCGTCATTCGCCCTTCTGAGGAGTGCCGGCATGTACCAGATGGTCCAGATGGAAGACACGGTCCGCATCCCGCCGAGCGAGCTCGGCGAGGACCAGGACGCGGTCGTCAAGACCCTCGTCCACCGCGAGTTCGAGGGACGCCTCAACAAGAAGCACGGCTTCACCGTCCTCGCCGCCGACATCGAGCGGCTCGGCGAGGGCCGCCTCGTGCACGGCGACGGCGCCGTGTACCAGCGCGTGCGCTTCAACGCCCTCACGTTCAAGCCCGAAGTCGGCGAGATCGTGGAAGGCACCATCTGCGAAGTCGTCGAATTCGGCGCCTTCGTGCGCTTCGGCCCCCTCGACGGCCTGCTGCACATGTCGCAGATCATGAACGACTACCTCAACGTCGACCTCGGCCAGGAGCGCCTCGTCGGCAAGGAGACGGGCCGCACGCTCGCGATCGGCGACCGCGTGCGCGCGCGTCTCGTCACCGTCTCGCTCAACGAGCTCTCGCCGCGCGAGAGCAAGATCGGCCTCACGATGCGCCAGCCCGGCCTCGGCAAGATCGAGTGGCTCGAGGAAGACCGCGACCCGAACGCGCCGAAGCCGGTGCGCCAGGGCGGCGGCGGCCGCGGCGGTCCCCGCGGCGGCGGACGCGGACCCCGCGGCCCCCCGCGCGGCGACGGAGGCAACTGAGATGCGCGCCTGCCGCGACTGCCACAGCCTCGCCGAGGGCGACGCGTGCCCCGCCTGCAAGTCCACGAACCTTTCGAAGGACTGGACGGGCTACGTCGTCGTGCTCGACCCGAAGCAGAGCATCATCGCCCAGAAGATGAACATCGACACCGCGGGCAAGTACGCCCTCAAGGTGCGCTGAATCCCGAACACGAACCCGCCCCGCTCGATGACGGCCTGGCCGAGAGCGGGACGCGGAGGAACCCCCGGCATGTACGTGCTCCCCCCTGCGCTTCGAAGCGCGCTCGCGAAACCCATGGGCCCGGTCCTCACGACCGAGGCCGCCCTCGCCGCGGTCGAGGGCCACCTTCTTGTCGCCGTGGGCGACGTCGTCACGC
The window above is part of the Candidatus Thermoplasmatota archaeon genome. Proteins encoded here:
- a CDS encoding sodium-translocating pyrophosphatase; the encoded protein is VGILGAADNVNAVLPGDAAATFDASGFVLPLAIAGLGAICAVIGTFFVRTSEQADMGRLLWALRAGIFGAGALVLIATAALISMMGLDFNLFWAVLVGLVAGQVIGTATEYYTAYEYSPTQQLAAQAVSGTGPVIIGGLALGMLSTVVPLLTIAGAIWLTYQLAGLYGVALSAVGMLSTLGITLATDAYGPVADNAGGIAEQAHLPPEVRERTDALDSLGNTTAATGKGFAIGSAVLTALALMVSYSQTTRVTTFDLLDVRVLIGLLIGSLMPFLFSALAMGAVGRAAMKMVEEVRRQFREIPGIMEGTTPPDAAGAVRIATDGAIREMVLPGAIAVIVPILVGIVLGAAALGGLLIGSIGAGALLALMMANAGGAWDNAKKYIEKGHHGGKRSEAHRAAVVGDTVGDPFKDTAGPAINPLIKAINTISVIFAALFVAFMSL
- a CDS encoding DNA-directed RNA polymerase; amino-acid sequence: MYQMVQMEDTVRIPPSELGEDQDAVVKTLVHREFEGRLNKKHGFTVLAADIERLGEGRLVHGDGAVYQRVRFNALTFKPEVGEIVEGTICEVVEFGAFVRFGPLDGLLHMSQIMNDYLNVDLGQERLVGKETGRTLAIGDRVRARLVTVSLNELSPRESKIGLTMRQPGLGKIEWLEEDRDPNAPKPVRQGGGGRGGPRGGGRGPRGPPRGDGGN
- the spt4 gene encoding transcription elongation factor subunit Spt4, coding for MRACRDCHSLAEGDACPACKSTNLSKDWTGYVVVLDPKQSIIAQKMNIDTAGKYALKVR